A DNA window from Thioalkalivibrio sp. XN279 contains the following coding sequences:
- a CDS encoding sigma-E factor negative regulatory protein — MNAQEQLSALLDGELPEAEVPMAVRRLARDPALRDATLRYSLIGDALRGELPAGRPAGLVERVRAEIDAGVSSEPVRRSGNAGRLAAGFAVAASVALVALVALPGGQEELPPPNFSATEVASPAPEQRTMIQPVYTRAAGGGPDRLTRYYVNHSEYAPAMSGRGTLTRIIVIQPESALGQEPEPDREAVPAEEGGKPQ, encoded by the coding sequence ATGAACGCGCAAGAGCAGCTTTCTGCACTGCTGGACGGTGAGCTCCCGGAGGCCGAGGTGCCGATGGCGGTGCGACGGTTGGCGCGCGACCCCGCGTTGCGCGACGCCACCCTGCGCTACAGCCTGATCGGCGATGCCTTGCGCGGTGAGCTCCCGGCCGGGCGTCCCGCAGGGCTGGTCGAGCGAGTGCGTGCCGAGATCGATGCCGGGGTGTCTTCGGAGCCTGTGCGCCGCAGCGGGAACGCGGGCCGCCTGGCCGCCGGGTTCGCGGTCGCTGCGTCGGTGGCGCTGGTCGCGCTGGTCGCCCTGCCCGGCGGGCAGGAAGAGCTGCCGCCGCCCAATTTTTCCGCGACCGAGGTAGCGTCTCCGGCGCCGGAGCAGCGCACGATGATCCAGCCGGTGTACACGCGTGCAGCCGGCGGCGGCCCGGACCGCCTGACGCGTTACTACGTCAATCACAGCGAGTACGCGCCGGCGATGAGCGGGCGCGGCACGCTCACGCGCATCATTGTCATCCAGCCGGAATCCGCCCTGGGCCAGGAGCCGGAGCCGGACCGCGAGGCTGTCCCAGCTGAGGAGGGTGGCAAGCCGCAATGA
- a CDS encoding glutaredoxin family protein, with the protein MTRDGLVIYSRRDCGLCEQMEAAVREVAGPDTRISLVDIDDVPALVERFGRDVPVLCLDGEVVCKHFLDAERLRSALGAG; encoded by the coding sequence ATGACGCGCGACGGCCTGGTGATCTACAGCCGGCGCGACTGCGGCTTGTGCGAGCAGATGGAGGCCGCGGTGCGCGAGGTCGCGGGGCCGGACACGCGCATCAGCCTGGTCGACATCGACGACGTGCCGGCGCTGGTCGAGCGGTTCGGCCGCGACGTCCCGGTGCTGTGTCTCGACGGCGAGGTGGTGTGCAAGCATTTCCTCGATGCCGAGCGCCTCAGGTCGGCGCTGGGCGCCGGCTAG
- the recO gene encoding DNA repair protein RecO, with protein MLRVELEPGFVLHQRPFRDTSLLLEVLSRDHGRVGLVARGARGPRSRMKGILQPFRPLLLSWQLRGELGTLTAAENDTATLPSFPGGETLLGLYYLNELLLRLTARLDPHPGLYEGYAGAVAALAAGEGLAPELRRFEKRLLDVLGYGPELRFDAAGQPIDPAQAYSYLPASGLAPCREDATGALLGASLLALAADEFPDGRALADARRLLRAALDVHLDGRPLKTRELLAQLRR; from the coding sequence GTGCTGCGCGTCGAGCTGGAGCCGGGTTTCGTTCTCCACCAGCGGCCTTTCCGCGACACCAGCCTGCTGCTCGAGGTGCTCTCCCGCGATCACGGCCGCGTCGGCCTGGTGGCGCGCGGCGCCCGGGGTCCGCGCAGCCGCATGAAGGGCATCCTGCAACCCTTCAGGCCCTTGCTGCTGTCATGGCAGCTGCGCGGCGAGCTGGGCACGCTCACGGCTGCAGAGAACGACACGGCCACGCTGCCTTCGTTTCCCGGCGGGGAAACCCTGCTCGGGCTGTACTACCTCAACGAGCTGCTGCTCCGGCTGACCGCACGTCTGGATCCCCATCCCGGCCTGTATGAAGGTTACGCGGGCGCAGTGGCGGCCCTGGCCGCGGGAGAGGGGCTCGCGCCGGAGCTGCGGCGTTTCGAGAAACGGCTGCTGGACGTGCTCGGCTACGGGCCCGAGCTGCGCTTCGACGCCGCCGGGCAGCCGATCGATCCGGCCCAGGCCTACAGCTACCTGCCTGCCTCGGGCCTCGCGCCCTGCCGCGAGGATGCGACAGGTGCGCTGCTGGGCGCCTCGTTGCTGGCCCTTGCCGCGGACGAGTTCCCGGACGGCCGCGCGCTGGCGGACGCGCGCCGGCTGCTGCGCGCGGCGCTGGACGTGCACCTGGACGGACGGCCGCTGAAGACACGCGAGCTGCTGGCGCAGTTGCGTCGCTAG
- the lepB gene encoding signal peptidase I — MGFIWALDVALLRRQRATAAAAAGEGAEPPREPALVEFSRSFFPVVLAVLLIRSFLYEPFRIPSSSMMPTLRVGDFIFVSKFSYGLRLPVLNTEILALGRPQRGDVTVFRLPSDPGTNYIKRVVGTPGDVVSMRNKQLMINGEPVPLEFTGEALEVECGGFWFDARVAYETLGGDRHMVFLGEQRDRASPFLDRPVPQGQYLVMGDNRDCSRDGRIIGYIPAENLVGRAVRIWMNWDAEAGGPLWHRIGDRIE, encoded by the coding sequence ATGGGCTTCATTTGGGCGCTCGACGTGGCCCTGCTCAGGCGCCAGCGCGCGACGGCTGCGGCAGCGGCGGGCGAGGGTGCGGAGCCGCCCCGGGAGCCGGCGCTGGTCGAGTTCAGCCGCTCGTTCTTCCCCGTCGTGCTGGCGGTGCTGCTGATCCGCTCTTTCCTCTACGAACCCTTCCGGATTCCTTCGAGCTCGATGATGCCGACCCTGCGGGTGGGCGATTTCATCTTCGTCAGCAAGTTCAGCTACGGGCTGCGGCTGCCGGTGCTGAACACCGAGATCCTGGCGCTGGGTCGGCCGCAGCGGGGGGACGTCACCGTGTTCCGCCTGCCGTCCGACCCGGGGACCAATTACATCAAGCGGGTGGTGGGGACCCCGGGCGACGTGGTCTCGATGCGCAACAAGCAGCTGATGATCAACGGCGAGCCGGTGCCGCTGGAGTTCACCGGCGAAGCCCTCGAGGTCGAATGCGGCGGCTTCTGGTTCGACGCCCGCGTGGCGTACGAGACGCTCGGCGGGGACCGCCACATGGTGTTCCTCGGTGAGCAGCGCGACCGTGCCAGCCCTTTCCTCGACCGGCCGGTGCCACAGGGCCAGTACCTGGTGATGGGGGATAATCGCGACTGCAGCCGTGACGGGCGTATTATCGGCTACATTCCGGCCGAGAACCTGGTGGGGCGCGCAGTGCGCATCTGGATGAACTGGGACGCGGAAGCCGGCGGTCCGTTGTGGCACCGTATCGGCGACCGCATAGAATGA
- a CDS encoding MucB/RseB C-terminal domain-containing protein has product MTRSQLRPTLFASLLCVLPATGFAGEARELLSRMENAVESLSYEGTFVHMVGNRIETMHVIHRAVDGQIAERLYSRDQPGREILRQNGKVTCIFADQQTVLVERRSSRHGAPLLGALLESSSDIEQWYAFELAGEESKLGRNASIIEIRPQDDFRYGHRLWIDQLTAIPLKVQLLDPAGLTVEQIQFVSIVVPAEIPDARLQPDVQVDGFTWFEQGAPAQDPAAAGAAWRVADPPPGFTLSESRVRTLPGGDHPVEHLVYSDGLASVSLFVEPVDAADGELAGLSRMGAAHAFTLVIEGRQVTAVGEVPPKTVERMARSLRAAEATRN; this is encoded by the coding sequence ATGACCCGGTCTCAGCTTCGGCCGACGCTGTTCGCCTCCCTGCTGTGTGTCCTGCCCGCGACGGGGTTCGCCGGCGAGGCGCGCGAGTTGCTGTCGCGCATGGAGAACGCGGTCGAGTCCCTCAGCTACGAGGGCACCTTCGTGCACATGGTGGGCAACCGCATCGAGACCATGCACGTGATCCACCGCGCCGTGGACGGACAGATTGCGGAGCGGCTGTACTCGCGCGACCAGCCGGGCCGGGAGATCCTGCGCCAGAACGGCAAGGTGACCTGCATCTTCGCCGACCAGCAGACAGTGCTGGTGGAGCGCAGGAGCAGCCGGCACGGCGCCCCCCTGCTGGGCGCACTGCTGGAGAGTTCCAGCGACATCGAGCAATGGTATGCCTTCGAGCTGGCGGGTGAGGAGAGCAAGCTCGGCCGCAATGCCAGCATCATCGAGATCCGCCCCCAGGACGACTTCCGTTATGGTCATCGCCTCTGGATCGACCAGCTGACGGCCATCCCGCTCAAGGTGCAACTGCTGGACCCCGCCGGGCTTACGGTGGAACAAATCCAGTTCGTGAGCATCGTGGTGCCGGCCGAGATCCCGGACGCGCGGCTGCAGCCTGATGTCCAGGTGGACGGGTTCACCTGGTTCGAGCAGGGCGCCCCGGCGCAAGATCCCGCAGCGGCCGGGGCGGCGTGGCGCGTGGCTGATCCGCCGCCCGGCTTCACGCTGAGTGAGTCGCGGGTGCGCACGTTGCCCGGCGGCGACCACCCGGTGGAGCATCTCGTCTACTCCGACGGACTCGCCTCGGTGTCGCTGTTCGTGGAGCCGGTTGATGCCGCCGACGGCGAACTCGCCGGACTGTCGCGCATGGGTGCCGCCCACGCCTTCACGCTGGTCATCGAGGGACGGCAGGTGACGGCCGTGGGCGAGGTGCCGCCCAAGACTGTCGAGCGCATGGCGCGTTCGCTGCGTGCGGCGGAGGCGACGCGGAATTGA
- the lepA gene encoding translation elongation factor 4: MLRAPMDLIRNFSIIAHIDHGKSTLADRFIQVCGGLADREMAAQVLDSMDIERERGITIKAQAVTLRYQARDGREYQLNIIDTPGHVDFSYEVSRSLAACEGAILIVDAAQGVEAQSVANCYTAVEAGLEVIPVINKIDLPSAEPEKVKAEIEEIIGIEAHEAVLTSAKTGQGVEDVLEAIIQRIPPPAGNPEGPLQALIIDSWFDNYVGVVSLVRVMNGVLEKGARIRVMSTGRAHNADRVGIFTPKRTDGERLGTGQVGFLIAGIKEIDGAPVGDTVTLDNAPCPKPWPGFKQVQPRVFAGLFPINSEDYEDFREALHKLRLNDAALHFEPETSTALGFGFRCGFLGMLHMEIVQERLEREYKLNLITTAPTVVYQVLQTDGTLLEVDNPSRLPGSNLVAEIREPIITASILVPHEHVGAVIKLCIEKRGVQKRMHYTGSQVQVEYELPLSEVVLDFFDRLKSCSRGYASFDYRFERYQAAPLTKLDILVNGDRVDALSVIVHRESAYRRGREVVEKMRELIPRQMFEVAIQAAIGGQVIARSSVKALRKNVTAKCYGGDITRKRKLLEKQKEGKRRMKQVGNVEIPQEAFLSVLQVERK, from the coding sequence ATGCTGCGTGCTCCCATGGACCTCATCCGAAACTTCTCCATCATCGCCCACATCGATCACGGCAAGTCCACGCTGGCCGACCGGTTCATACAGGTCTGCGGCGGGCTGGCCGATCGGGAGATGGCGGCCCAGGTGCTGGACTCCATGGACATCGAGCGCGAGCGCGGGATCACCATCAAGGCCCAGGCCGTCACGCTGCGCTACCAGGCGCGCGACGGGCGCGAGTACCAGCTCAACATCATCGACACGCCGGGACACGTCGATTTCTCCTACGAGGTGTCGCGCTCGCTGGCGGCCTGCGAGGGCGCGATCCTGATCGTGGACGCGGCGCAGGGCGTCGAGGCCCAGAGCGTGGCGAACTGCTACACCGCCGTCGAGGCCGGGCTCGAGGTGATCCCGGTGATCAACAAGATCGACCTGCCTTCCGCTGAGCCGGAAAAAGTGAAGGCCGAGATCGAGGAGATCATCGGCATTGAGGCCCACGAGGCGGTGCTGACCAGCGCCAAGACCGGGCAGGGCGTGGAAGACGTCCTCGAGGCCATCATCCAGCGCATCCCGCCCCCGGCCGGCAACCCGGAGGGCCCGCTGCAGGCGCTGATCATCGACTCCTGGTTCGACAACTACGTCGGCGTGGTGTCGCTCGTCCGCGTCATGAACGGCGTGCTCGAGAAGGGCGCCCGTATCCGGGTCATGTCCACCGGTCGCGCCCACAACGCAGACCGCGTGGGCATCTTCACGCCCAAGCGGACCGACGGCGAGCGCCTCGGGACCGGCCAGGTCGGCTTCCTCATCGCGGGCATCAAGGAAATCGACGGCGCGCCGGTGGGCGATACCGTCACGCTGGACAACGCGCCGTGCCCGAAGCCGTGGCCCGGCTTCAAGCAGGTGCAGCCGCGCGTGTTCGCCGGCCTGTTTCCCATCAACTCCGAGGACTACGAGGATTTCCGCGAGGCGCTGCACAAGCTGCGGCTGAACGACGCCGCGCTGCATTTCGAGCCGGAGACTTCGACCGCGCTGGGCTTCGGCTTCCGCTGCGGCTTCCTCGGCATGCTCCACATGGAAATCGTGCAGGAACGGCTGGAGCGCGAATACAAGCTGAACCTGATCACCACCGCCCCGACGGTGGTCTACCAGGTGCTGCAGACCGACGGCACGCTCCTGGAAGTGGACAACCCGTCGCGCCTCCCCGGCAGCAACCTCGTGGCCGAGATTCGGGAGCCGATCATCACCGCCAGCATTCTCGTGCCGCATGAGCACGTCGGCGCAGTGATCAAGCTGTGCATCGAGAAACGCGGCGTACAGAAGCGCATGCATTACACCGGCAGCCAGGTGCAGGTCGAGTACGAGCTGCCGCTCTCCGAGGTGGTGCTGGACTTCTTCGACCGGCTCAAGTCCTGCAGCCGGGGCTATGCCTCCTTCGACTATCGCTTCGAACGCTACCAGGCGGCGCCGCTGACCAAGCTCGACATCCTCGTCAACGGTGACCGGGTCGACGCCCTGTCCGTGATCGTGCACCGCGAGAGCGCGTACCGGCGCGGGCGCGAGGTGGTGGAGAAGATGCGCGAGCTCATCCCGCGGCAGATGTTCGAGGTCGCCATCCAGGCCGCTATCGGCGGCCAGGTGATCGCGCGCAGCAGCGTGAAAGCGCTGCGCAAGAACGTCACGGCCAAGTGCTATGGTGGCGACATCACGCGCAAGCGCAAGCTGCTGGAGAAGCAGAAAGAAGGCAAGCGGCGCATGAAGCAGGTCGGCAACGTGGAGATTCCCCAGGAGGCCTTCCTCTCGGTCTTGCAGGTGGAACGCAAATAG
- a CDS encoding SoxR reducing system RseC family protein translates to MITETGRVLQVEGEWALVACRRQVECARCAAGRGCGGGVLGKLLGDRLHQVRAATGAVPVTPGDRVLIGLSEDAVLRAAAAVYLVPLLAALAGGVALGLVLPGGELGAVAGAGLGLVLGLRWARGYGERHGADATLQPVVLGLSDGERCAGGEA, encoded by the coding sequence TTGATCACGGAGACCGGCCGGGTGCTGCAGGTCGAGGGCGAATGGGCCCTGGTCGCCTGCCGCCGCCAGGTCGAGTGCGCCCGCTGCGCTGCAGGCCGCGGCTGCGGCGGCGGCGTGCTCGGCAAGCTGCTCGGTGACCGGCTGCACCAGGTGCGGGCCGCGACCGGCGCCGTGCCCGTGACGCCCGGAGACCGCGTGCTGATCGGATTGAGCGAGGATGCCGTGCTGCGGGCGGCGGCAGCGGTCTACCTGGTGCCGCTGCTGGCCGCGCTGGCCGGCGGCGTGGCGCTGGGCCTGGTCCTGCCCGGGGGAGAACTCGGCGCGGTGGCCGGGGCAGGGCTCGGGCTGGTCCTCGGCCTGCGCTGGGCGCGGGGCTATGGCGAGCGCCATGGTGCGGACGCGACCCTGCAGCCGGTGGTGCTGGGGCTGAGCGACGGCGAGCGCTGCGCGGGCGGCGAGGCATGA
- the rnc gene encoding ribonuclease III: protein MTDDLRWFEQALGHRFSDAALLHQALTHRSAGGRHNERLEYLGDAALSLVVAEALYQRLPDAPEGHLSRLRASLVRRTALAPMAREVGIPARLRLGPGELKSGGFRRDSILADALEALLGAVYLDGGIEALRPVVLCLYGARLDELPPHETLKDPKTRLQERLQARGLSVPDYRVDAVQGEDHAQHFSVTCRVDALDAETSGHGRSRRAAEQAAAATMLVQLDD, encoded by the coding sequence TTGACCGATGACCTGAGGTGGTTCGAGCAGGCGCTCGGCCACCGCTTCTCGGATGCCGCGTTGTTGCACCAGGCCCTGACGCATCGCAGCGCCGGCGGCCGCCACAATGAGCGGCTGGAATATCTCGGCGATGCGGCGCTCAGCCTGGTCGTTGCCGAAGCGCTCTACCAGCGCCTGCCCGACGCCCCGGAGGGTCACCTGAGCCGGCTGCGTGCCAGCCTCGTCAGGCGCACCGCCCTGGCCCCCATGGCGCGCGAGGTCGGCATCCCGGCGCGGCTCAGGCTCGGGCCGGGGGAACTGAAGAGCGGCGGGTTCCGGCGCGATTCCATCCTTGCCGATGCGCTCGAGGCGCTGCTCGGAGCCGTCTACCTGGACGGCGGGATCGAGGCGCTGCGTCCCGTCGTGCTGTGCCTGTACGGCGCGCGGCTCGACGAGCTGCCGCCCCACGAGACGCTCAAGGATCCGAAGACCAGGCTGCAGGAACGGCTGCAGGCCCGCGGCCTCTCCGTGCCCGATTATCGCGTCGATGCGGTGCAGGGCGAGGACCATGCGCAGCACTTCAGCGTGACCTGCCGGGTGGATGCACTCGACGCCGAGACCAGCGGGCACGGGCGCAGTCGGCGGGCTGCGGAGCAGGCGGCTGCGGCCACGATGCTGGTGCAACTGGATGACTGA
- a CDS encoding DUF4845 domain-containing protein, protein MRRKQQGMTLIGMVIVAMIAGIFVLAAIRLVPVYLEYMKVDSALDAMKRDLDGSNAGPGQIRTSLERRFDIESVRNLKSKDIVIERTANGYRVQADYEGRTPFIANVYFLVDFDKSVEVLR, encoded by the coding sequence ATGCGCAGGAAACAACAGGGCATGACCCTGATCGGGATGGTCATCGTGGCGATGATCGCCGGAATCTTCGTGCTGGCGGCCATCCGGCTGGTCCCGGTGTACCTGGAGTACATGAAAGTCGACTCGGCGCTGGACGCAATGAAGCGCGACCTCGACGGCAGCAATGCCGGCCCGGGCCAGATCCGCACCTCGCTCGAGCGCCGCTTCGACATCGAGAGCGTGCGCAACCTGAAGTCGAAAGATATCGTGATCGAGCGCACCGCCAACGGCTATCGCGTCCAGGCCGACTACGAGGGCCGCACGCCGTTCATCGCCAACGTCTATTTCCTGGTCGACTTCGACAAGTCGGTCGAGGTATTGCGTTGA
- the era gene encoding GTPase Era, producing the protein MTEDAYRCGFVAVVGRPNVGKSTLVNALVGHKVSIVTSRPQTTRQRVVGVATGPEAQLLFVDTPGMHRREGKALNRFMNRSAQSAVADADVVVLVTEAGRWTDADEDALARARASGRPLFLVLNKVDRVKPRAALLPMLEQAAGRGDFVAVVPVSAERGENLERLRQLLEAAVPEGPALFPAEQWSDRDERFHVAEIVREKLMRRLHEELPYGVAVEIERLAESEEGRRLEVRAIVWVEREAHKAIVIGKGGEMLKAVGQAARLELKARFGRPVHLEIWVKVRERWTEREADLKRLGYEGD; encoded by the coding sequence ATGACTGAGGACGCCTATCGCTGCGGGTTCGTGGCGGTCGTCGGCCGTCCCAACGTCGGCAAGTCGACGCTGGTGAACGCCCTGGTCGGCCACAAGGTCAGCATCGTCACCAGCCGGCCGCAGACCACGCGCCAGCGTGTCGTCGGGGTGGCTACCGGCCCGGAGGCACAGCTGTTGTTCGTCGACACGCCCGGTATGCACCGGCGCGAGGGCAAGGCGCTGAACCGCTTCATGAACCGCAGCGCGCAGTCGGCGGTTGCCGACGCCGACGTGGTGGTGCTGGTCACCGAGGCCGGACGCTGGACCGATGCAGACGAGGACGCACTGGCACGCGCGCGCGCCTCGGGGCGGCCCTTGTTCCTGGTGCTCAACAAGGTCGACCGGGTCAAGCCGCGCGCCGCGCTGCTGCCGATGCTGGAACAGGCCGCCGGGCGCGGGGATTTCGTGGCCGTTGTGCCGGTCTCGGCCGAGCGCGGGGAAAACCTGGAACGCCTGCGCCAGTTGCTCGAGGCGGCGGTGCCCGAGGGTCCGGCGCTGTTCCCGGCGGAGCAGTGGAGCGATCGCGACGAGCGTTTCCACGTCGCCGAGATCGTGCGCGAGAAACTCATGCGGCGGCTGCACGAGGAGTTGCCCTACGGGGTCGCCGTGGAGATCGAACGGCTGGCCGAGAGCGAGGAGGGGCGGCGCCTCGAGGTGCGCGCCATCGTCTGGGTCGAGCGCGAAGCGCACAAGGCCATCGTCATCGGCAAGGGCGGGGAAATGCTCAAGGCCGTCGGCCAGGCGGCGCGGCTGGAGCTCAAGGCCCGGTTCGGACGCCCGGTGCACCTGGAGATCTGGGTCAAGGTGCGCGAGCGCTGGACCGAGCGCGAGGCCGACCTGAAGCGGCTCGGCTACGAGGGCGACTGA